ACGGCGCATATGGCAATTCTGGGTGCGCGACACAGTTTGTTCAGTCCCTCAGTCTGGTCGTCGGCGATGACCTGGCGTTGACCGAAACGCGGACCGTCAAGAGCGTGACAGAAGCACGCGAGCATCCGTTCATGTTCTCCTTGCCGTTGGAGCCTGGAAAGGCCGGTATTCCCACTTCCGGCGAAGTCTTGCTCAGGCTCCGCCTGCAAAGCCAGCAATTCGGTCAGTTCGACTCCCTGCCAGAGGCCACGGTAAAGGTCATCGTTCGCTAGCTGCCCAAAGGGGCAGGAAGGACAACCATGTCCAAAACAACGCGCTACAGCAAATTCGAAGGTGAACTCGAGTCGCTCGAGTCGGCCGAGCTGATGAGCATGATTCAGGAAGCGTTGCTGGGCCAGGGCATGAACGACCCCTACGACCCTGATCCCGACGCGCGCCCCAGCATGGACGACCTGTTCGACGCCATTCTGCAGTCCCTGGTGGACCGCGGCATGGTGCCTGACGAGATGCTCGAAGAAGCCATGAACGCCGACGACATTCAGGAAACCCGCCTGGGGCAGCAGATTCAGCGCTTGATGGACAAGTTGCAGATGGACGGCTTTATTCGCAAGGAATTCGATGAGGAAGAGGGTTCCGGGGGTGGCGCGGGGGAAAGCGGTGAAGCGCGCTTCCAGCTCACCGACAAATCCATCGACTTTCTGGGCTACAACAGCCTGCGCGACCTGATGGGTGGTCTCGGGCGCAGCAGCGCCGGTAATCACGACACCCGTGACTACGCGAGTGGCATCGACGTGACCGGCGAACTCAAGAACTACGAATTCGGTGACACCCTCAACCTCGACACCACTGCCACGCTCTCGAACGTCATTTCCAAGGGTTTCGAGAACATGGAGCAGAGTGACCTGGTCGTCCGGCAGGCCGAGTACAGCTCCAGCGCCGCGACGGTGGTGCTGCTCGACTGCTCGCACAGCATGATCCTGTACGGCGAGGACCGCTTCACGCCGGCCAAGCAGGTGGCGCTGGCGCTCGCACACCTGATTCGCACCAGCTATCCGGGCGATACCCTGAAATTCGTGCTGTTTCACGACAGCGCCGAGGAAGTGCCGTTAGGGAAACTGGCGCAGGCGCAGATCGGCCCGTACCACACCAATACCGCGGGCGGCCTGCGGCTGGCGCAGCAGCTGCTCAAACGCGAAAACAAGGACATGAAGCAGATCGTGATGATCACCGACGGCAAACCGAGCGCCCTCACGCTGCCCGACGGACGCATCTACAAAAATGCTTACGGTCTCGATCCTTATGTGCTGGGCGCTACTTTGCGTGAAGTCGCCAACTGCCGACGCAGCGGCATCCAGATCAACACCTTCATGCTGGCCCGCGACGCCGAACTGATCGGCTTCGTGCGGCGCGTGACCGAAATGACCAAAGGCAAGGCATACTTCACCACGCCGCACAATATCGGGCAATACGTGCTGATGGACTATATGAAGGGCAAAACCAAAGTCGTCAATTGACGAACTGACAGAAACGGCAGCCTGAGAACAAAAGTGAAGCGGTGAATTTCCCCCGCTTCACTTTTTTCGTTTTGCCTCTGAATCCGTGGTACTTTCCACTCCTCGCCAGGTCGAATCATAGGCTTCGACAAACTCGAACAGGTTCTTGGCTGCCGCGAACACATAGTCAAAAGCCT
The Deinococcus peraridilitoris DSM 19664 genome window above contains:
- a CDS encoding vWA domain-containing protein, whose translation is MSKTTRYSKFEGELESLESAELMSMIQEALLGQGMNDPYDPDPDARPSMDDLFDAILQSLVDRGMVPDEMLEEAMNADDIQETRLGQQIQRLMDKLQMDGFIRKEFDEEEGSGGGAGESGEARFQLTDKSIDFLGYNSLRDLMGGLGRSSAGNHDTRDYASGIDVTGELKNYEFGDTLNLDTTATLSNVISKGFENMEQSDLVVRQAEYSSSAATVVLLDCSHSMILYGEDRFTPAKQVALALAHLIRTSYPGDTLKFVLFHDSAEEVPLGKLAQAQIGPYHTNTAGGLRLAQQLLKRENKDMKQIVMITDGKPSALTLPDGRIYKNAYGLDPYVLGATLREVANCRRSGIQINTFMLARDAELIGFVRRVTEMTKGKAYFTTPHNIGQYVLMDYMKGKTKVVN